From the genome of Peptoniphilus sp. ING2-D1G:
GCATGGTCCTACGAGGTGGGAAGTGTATCCCAAGAAGCCAAGAATCTTTTAAAAATTACAAGAGAGGCGATGTATAGGGGAATTGAAAAGGCGATCATAGGCAACAGACTTGGCGATATAGGGCATGCAATTCAGTCTTATGTTGAGCCGAAGGGATACAGCGTTGTAAGGGAATTTGTCGGACACGGAATAGGCAGAGAAATGCACGAAGATCCGCAAGTATTGCACTATGGAAAACCGGGAAGAGGTGTTAGAATTACAGAGGGCATGGTGTTTACCGTAGAACCGATGATAAATGCCGGGGCCTGTGATTTAGTCATAGATAGTAACGGATGGACCGCAAGAACGAAGGACGGTTCGCTTTCAGCACAATACGAACATCAAATCGCCATTACGAAGGATGGACCTGTCATAATAACAGATCAGGGAGATTGTTGATAATTTTAGGAGGAACATGAGCAAGGGAATAGACATTTTAAAAGATGATGTAATGAAGGTGATGGTGAAGTTATCATTGCCTCTTATGGGAACAGCTTTTATACAGATGGCATATTCCATGGTGGATTTGATTTGGCTGGGAAAGGTGTCTACAGAAGCTGTCGCCGCAGTGGGAAGTGTCGGGTTTTTCGTTTGGATTTCTCAAGCACTCACCTTAATCGCAAAAACCGGACTTTCGGTGGGCATGAGTCAGGCCTATGGAAAAAATGACAAAAAAAGCCTGATAAGCATAATGAGGAGCGGTTTCCAAGTTAATTTTATAATCTTTGTGATATTAACTTCAGTATGCATTTTTTTTAAGAAAGAACTTCTGGGAATTTATAATTTGGAACAAAATGTTGAAGTTCTCGCAATGCAATACTTTGAAATAGTGATATTGGGGTTTGTTTTTACCTTTCTAAGCGCATTTTTTTCCGCCGTGTACTATGCGGAAGGAAATTCAAGGATGCCTTTCAAAATATCCACCATATCACTTGTCACAAATATAGTTTTGGATCCGGTATTAATATTCGGAGTGAGTATTTTTCCGGAAATGGGAGTTAGGGGAGCTGCAATAGCGACGGTTTTTGCTCAAGGTCTGCAGATCTTTATATACTTGTTTCTCGGCAAAAAATACGATGAGATATTTACAAAAGTTAATTTTTTTGAAAAATTCGACCTGAAATTTTTTATAGATATTTTGAAATTGGGAGTTCCCACATCTATCACATCCATAGTCCATGCTTTTGTAGGAATAAAATTAAACAGTTACATAGCGGCCTTCGGTTCAGCTTCGGTAGCTGCATATACCATAGGCTCTCAAATCGAATCCATATCATGGATGAGCGCGGAGGGATTTGCCACTGCCTTAAGCACGATATTCGGGCAAAATTACGGAGCGGGAAATTTTAAGCGATTGAAGGAAGCAAGAAAAAAGGGCTTGAAAATATTGACATACATAGGAGTTTTTGCCGCAGGGCTGCTCTTTATATTCGGGAAAAACATTTTTGAAATCTTCATACCTGTGGATGCTCATGTAATAATGATAGGTGCCAACTATTTAAAGATAAATGCCATATCGGAGTTGTTTATGTGCTATGAAATAGGAACAACAGGAATGTTAAACGGTTTGGGACTTACAAAATACCCTGCAATTAATTCAGTGATATTAAACGTAATGAGAATTCCCATAGCTCTAATGTTAATGCCGATACTGAATGTAGACGGAATCTGGTTTGCAATGTCGATTTCAAGTTGCATAAAGGGAATTACAATACTTTTAATTTATGTATATTTAAGAGATAAGACCTCCGGATTTAGGGTAGATATGGAAAAATATGTAAGCAGAGTAAAGGATGTAGTTTAGGAGGAAATATGATAGAACAATTAAAAAAACCTGAAGAGGGAGAAGAGATTGTAATTTTAAGTACGAACCACGGCGAGATAAAAATAAGGCTTTTTCCTGAAGCTGCACCGAAAGCGGTGGAAAACTTTAAAGAGTTGATAAAAAAAGGATATTATGACGGATTGATTTTTCACAGAGTAATAGACAACTTCATGATCCAAGGCGGAGACCCTTTGGGAACGGGAGTTGGCGGAGAAAGCATTTGGGGCAAACCCTTTGAAGATGAATTTGATTTGAATTTCAGAAATTTCAGAGGTGCGTTGTCCATGGCAAATGCAGGTCCCAATACTAACGGTTCGCAATTTTTTATAGTTCAAATGGGTCCCATTGAGGATGAAACAATCAGAAAAATGAGATCAGCAGGTGAAGAAAAGGGATATCCCGATGAAATAGTCGACGTCTATGAAAACCTCGGCGGAGCGTACTGGCTTGACGGCAGACATACCGTATTCGGACAGGTGTTTGAGGGCATGGAAACAGTTGATGAAATCGCATCGGTCAGAGTTGATTTCAGAAACAAACCCGTGAAGGACGTAATTATTGAAAGTGCAAAAATAGAGTTATGTTAATTTAAATATTAAGAAAAGCTTAAATTTAAGTATTTAGGCTTTTTTGTATTTTAATCTGAATATCAGATGATATAATCAAATTGGTGAATAAAATGAAAAAAGTTTTTTATGCCCTATTGGCAATAGCCTTTGCCTTTATGGCATTGTTTATCGGAATATACTACAGCGGATTTTCCCTTGCTAAAAAAGACGATATAAAAATAAAAAATTCTGTCAAAACTGAGCAAAAGGCGGAAGTCCAAGAGCCTAAAACCCATGAGGTGAAAATTTGGGCGACAGGGGACATAATGTATCATATGCCTCTATATAAAAATAATTTTAATCCAGAAAATGCGGAGTATGACTTTTCAAATTACTACAGAAGAGTTTCAGAGTATTTAAATGGTGCGGACTTAGTAATAGGCAATTTTGAAAGCACCATCAATAGGAATAAACCCCTTAGTGGACATCCCATGTTCAACACTCCTCCCGAAGCTGTGAAGTATTTGAAGGAGTCAGGATTCGACATTTTATCCACGGCGAATAATCATTGTTTAGACACGGGAGTTGAAGGGATTTATACCACTATAGATGCAATGGATAATGTAGGAATTAAACATTTTGGAACCTTTAAAGACACAAGAGAACCCCTTATAGTTGAATGCAATAATATAAAAATCGGGTTGATTTCCTATTCCGAGATATTTAACGGACTGGATCCCTTGGTGGGCGAAGACCAAAAACACATAATATCTCCTCTTGATGAAGAACTCATAATAAATGACATCACCCGACTTAAAAATCGAGGGGTCGACTATATAATCTGTTACCCTCATTGGGGCATAGAATACAGCAGAATGCCAAGCGAAACTCAAAAATACTTCAAGGATTTTTTAATAAAAAACGGAGTCGATTCGGTTTTAGGTTCACATCCTCACGTCATACAACCCTTTGAAACTATGGAATTTGAAGAAGATGAAAAATTCACCATATACTCCATGGGCAATTCCATCTCCAATCAAAGGATAAAATGGATTGGAAGAAGGGGTGTGGAATCAGGAGTATTCGTGGAATTAAATCTTGAAAAAACAGGAGATAAAACAAAGCTTAAAAGTTATAATTTGTTTCCCACTTACGTAAACAGGTACATCGATGAAAGAGGAGTTATTCAATCGGAAGTGGTTCTTTATTACGATTTGTTGGAAAATGGAAAATACCGTGATATTTTAAGTGAAGGAGACAAGGTCTTTGTAGATGAAAACTATAAAGAGACTATGGA
Proteins encoded in this window:
- a CDS encoding MATE efflux family protein (Characterised members of the Multi Antimicrobial Extrusion (MATE) family function as drug/sodium antiporters. These proteins mediate resistance to a wide range of cationic dyes, fluroquinolones, aminoglycosides and other structurally diverse antibodies and drugs. MATE proteins are found in bacteria, archaea and eukaryotes. These proteins are predicted to have 12 alpha-helical transmembrane regions, some of the animal proteins may have an additional C-terminal helix; High confidence in function and specificity): MSKGIDILKDDVMKVMVKLSLPLMGTAFIQMAYSMVDLIWLGKVSTEAVAAVGSVGFFVWISQALTLIAKTGLSVGMSQAYGKNDKKSLISIMRSGFQVNFIIFVILTSVCIFFKKELLGIYNLEQNVEVLAMQYFEIVILGFVFTFLSAFFSAVYYAEGNSRMPFKISTISLVTNIVLDPVLIFGVSIFPEMGVRGAAIATVFAQGLQIFIYLFLGKKYDEIFTKVNFFEKFDLKFFIDILKLGVPTSITSIVHAFVGIKLNSYIAAFGSASVAAYTIGSQIESISWMSAEGFATALSTIFGQNYGAGNFKRLKEARKKGLKILTYIGVFAAGLLFIFGKNIFEIFIPVDAHVIMIGANYLKINAISELFMCYEIGTTGMLNGLGLTKYPAINSVILNVMRIPIALMLMPILNVDGIWFAMSISSCIKGITILLIYVYLRDKTSGFRVDMEKYVSRVKDVV
- the map gene encoding Methionine aminopeptidase (Removes the N-terminal methionine from nascent proteins. The N-terminal methionine is often cleaved when the second residue in the primary sequence is small and uncharged (Met-Ala-, Cys, Gly, Pro, Ser, Thr, or Val). Requires deformylation of the N(alpha)-formylated initiator methionine before it can be hydrolyzed; High confidence in function and specificity) encodes the protein MIIIKTLEEIKKMKIAGKVLSDVHHELRNLIKPGVKTIELDKFVEKYLKDQGAFPEQKGYEGYPYSICSSVNDEICHGFPSEYELKDGDIVTIDMVVNVDGWLADSAWSYEVGSVSQEAKNLLKITREAMYRGIEKAIIGNRLGDIGHAIQSYVEPKGYSVVREFVGHGIGREMHEDPQVLHYGKPGRGVRITEGMVFTVEPMINAGACDLVIDSNGWTARTKDGSLSAQYEHQIAITKDGPVIITDQGDC
- a CDS encoding CapA domain protein (This protein is a putative poly-gamma-glutamate capsule biosynthesis protein found in bacteria. Poly-gamma-glutamate is a natural polymer that may be involved in virulence and may help bacteria survive in high salt concentrations. It is a surface-associated protein; High confidence in function and specificity) — its product is MKKVFYALLAIAFAFMALFIGIYYSGFSLAKKDDIKIKNSVKTEQKAEVQEPKTHEVKIWATGDIMYHMPLYKNNFNPENAEYDFSNYYRRVSEYLNGADLVIGNFESTINRNKPLSGHPMFNTPPEAVKYLKESGFDILSTANNHCLDTGVEGIYTTIDAMDNVGIKHFGTFKDTREPLIVECNNIKIGLISYSEIFNGLDPLVGEDQKHIISPLDEELIINDITRLKNRGVDYIICYPHWGIEYSRMPSETQKYFKDFLIKNGVDSVLGSHPHVIQPFETMEFEEDEKFTIYSMGNSISNQRIKWIGRRGVESGVFVELNLEKTGDKTKLKSYNLFPTYVNRYIDERGVIQSEVVLYYDLLENGKYRDILSEGDKVFVDENYKETMEVLNSKVTK
- a CDS encoding putative peptidyl-prolyl cis-trans isomerase (PPIases accelerate the folding of proteins. It catalyzes the cis-trans isomerization of proline imidic peptide bonds in oligopeptides; High confidence in function and specificity), which translates into the protein MIEQLKKPEEGEEIVILSTNHGEIKIRLFPEAAPKAVENFKELIKKGYYDGLIFHRVIDNFMIQGGDPLGTGVGGESIWGKPFEDEFDLNFRNFRGALSMANAGPNTNGSQFFIVQMGPIEDETIRKMRSAGEEKGYPDEIVDVYENLGGAYWLDGRHTVFGQVFEGMETVDEIASVRVDFRNKPVKDVIIESAKIELC